From Triticum aestivum cultivar Chinese Spring chromosome 7B, IWGSC CS RefSeq v2.1, whole genome shotgun sequence:
AAAAACTTCGCgaggttgtctcaaaaaaaagGTGAGCGATGGTCCTACATTGAAAGTATAACCAAGATCAATACTTTGTAATAAAAATATTCCTTTTTAATCCATGTGTAATACAAAAAGGAATAAACTGTAATAAATAGTTTAAAATCTTCTATATGGTATAAATATTATATTCATCACCAAATATTTTTACAGTCTGTGTGGGCCAAggcaacacaattgaaaaattagGTGTACACGAGGGCTACAAATAAGCAAAAGATGAGATGAAAGCTTATTTGCATTGTAAGACATCTCAAATGTATGACAATGACTACAAATTAGCGAGATATGAGATAAAATAATATTTGTCTTGTGGGACATGACTAGAAGTCATGTGGGCTTTGCCCGCGCAGGTTCGAATCCTGCCGACCACGTCTTGTTTCTTAATTTTTTACGTGCCTTCCATTTCTGGGTTTTCAAATAATTGGATTGCTTACCATATTTGGTTCCATCTCTAAGTCCTTTTTTTGTTAGTGTCAAAAAAAAAGGCGTGAGGTTGCGGGTTCAAGGATCCGGTTGCCCGATATAAATACTTTTGATCCTTAAAAAACACAAAATGCTACCTCAGTCAATCCAGATCTATTACTAAAcgtcaaacataataaaaattacatcaggTGTCTAGAATATTTGCTCTCACTGGTTCCTCTGAGTGAACACATGTTCAAAACCTCCAAGTTGTCAAGTTAGACACTTAGATAAATTACTAAGAAACCGAAAGTAATCCTAGAGTCCATGTATAGTTCTAACCCTCCGGAATGGTGAGTGGTCATAGCCTCCAAGCTAGAACTAGTGAACTTTTCAACTTTTAGAAAAAAATCGTTTCATGAATCACATGAAGTTTTGAACCCCTGTTGTGAAACACACGTTTAAAGTAGTAAAAAGAACTCATAGTGTCACCTTGTAGTGGAGGTGGAATGGTGAGTGGTCATAGCCTCCAAGCTAGAACTAATGAGCTTTTCAACTTTTAGAAAAAATAGATTCACGAATCACATGAAGTTGAACCCCTGTTGTGAAACACACGTTAAAAGCAATGGTAAAAAGAACTTCTAGTGTCGCCTTGTTGTGGAGGTGGGTGACCATGGCGGAGATCCTGGCGGGCGCGCATAGTGGTACCTCATCCTTGTCTAGGGAGTTGCGAAGAAAATTTAAGGGAAGATAAAAGGGGACCTCCACGCGCTACGTTGTGAGGAGTGACGACGCCCGAAACTAGTGCGTCATGAGCGCAAGACAAACATGTACGGCACATGGCTTACCACAAGAGGTGATATGGTGATTTTTTCGTGTGATGCTTGGAACTTTATAAGATGAGAGGACATTTGTTTTCTTAGAACAAGATGAGAGGACAAGCACAAGGAATGATAATGAGAAAGAGTTGTGGGAAAGCACCACAAAAGGGCCCAATCCACTGAGTTGTGATTGGATGGGTGGGTGGGGGTGGGGCCGCACTTTGCGAAGAAAATTAAGATGAGTAGTGATGTAGGGTGTCTTCCATTTTTCCCCATTTTATCAGCAATTAACACTTTGCTAGGAGTGGAGGGAAGATGTCGTTAGGAAGATAGCTATAGGACACCTCCAAGAAATTGAGCAAATAAATTTTGAGATTGAAAAGTGACCATGACGTCTTCACTGACTGAACATCACAAGAAATCTGAAATAATGAAGGAAAATACAAGCACTCGTGCCAAACCTAAGACTTAAATCCAAGTGTGTTGGTTCCACCACAGGGAAGCTAATCATCCGAGCTATGCTAAGTTCGCGTAGATGAATTTTTGATGGTCTTATCCCTTTGATTCAAACTGTTATTTTGTAGGAAAATATCCTACGGAGTGAAATCATCAATTTTATAATTAAAATAATTTTAGATTTGTGTCTTGTACATTTACTAACTCTGTAACCAACGAacctttaaaaaaaatcaaatggtATAATAATATATATCGGTGGTTGCAGTGAAGTCTAAACCGGGAAAATGTATATCATATTGGAAATTGTATGGATGCCaaagaccaaaagaaaaaaaatggaaatGTGCATTGCTCTTTTTAGGGCAAGGAAATGTTTTTTTTTAGATAAACTCGCAAGCTTTATTATGTCGTCACAACGTTTACAAGGAGAAGAGAAAGTTATCGGGTTGGCCTAAACAAACATGACGATCAACTCCTAGTGTAAGACCATGCTTTACGAGATTGTGAGCCTCAACattagattttttttttttgaggggtgccTCAACATTAGATATAAGGAATTCGTGCATGCGTGTATGAAAATCCCGGGGAAAAAACCGAACTCTTTCGTCGGCCGACTATCGGGCCCATTAGATGTTTCGGCCCAACCAAAATAACCCGTCGGCCCCCTAGAGAAAAACATGTCACTCTAGTCAACGCCAATGGCATCCACCGAGAATTCCCCATCCCCACCCATGGCGTccacctccacgtcctcctccgtcGTCACCCTCAACGTCGGCGGTGAGCTCTTCCAGACCACCGCAGCCACCCTCTCCCGCGCGGGCGCTTCCTCCCCTCTCGCCTCCCTTGGCCCCTCGTCCCCCGACGCGCCACACTTCCTTGACCGCGACCCTCGCCTCTTCGCCGccatcctctccttcctccgcaGTGGCCGCCTCCCGtcccctcctccctccgccgctctcctcgccgaggctcggcacCTCTCACTcgacggcctcctcctcgcctccctctcccccgCGTCCGccttctcccccctctctctgCGCCCCACCGCCCTCCTCCCCCTCACCGGCCGCGTCGCTCCCTCCGCAGTGGCCATAGTCCCCTCCCCGCACCCGGCCTCCCTCGTCGCCGCGCACGGCGGGGTCGTCACCAGCTTTGACGCCGCGCTCGCCTCCCGCACCAGCGTCCTAACGCCGCTCCCCACCATCGACTCGCTCGTCGCGGTGTCCCCCGCTCTCGCCCTCGCTGGCGCCCGCGACTTTCCTGGCGTCCAGCTCTGCCGGTTCCTGGCCGACGCCCCTGCCACAGCTTCGGAGGCTCTATATTGGCCAGACTCGCCTTCTTCTTCTGTGCTCTCTATGGCGGCCTCAGAAGCGGCATCACACTGGCTCTTTGCCAGCTTCGAGTCAGCGAGACGGAATTCGAGCGCCGTGGTGGCGTTCGATCTGAATTCTCTGTCACCTGTGGTGGAAATTGGGCGGAAGGAGGTGTTTGGTGCGGACGTTGAGGCAGCAATACCACCGACCAAGCTCGCTTGGCTTGCTGGGCACAGTCTCTTGCTTGCCGCTGGGTCACACTCCGGGCCGGCTGGAATGGTGGGTGACATACGCCTGTGGGACGTCCGGGCAAGCTCGACGGTGCCGGTGTGGGAGGTGAGAGAGAAGGAGGACTGCTTTGCAGATGTTACTGCATCAGACTCGCTGTCAGCATTGTTTAAGGTGGGGGCTGCCTCAGGTGAGGTTTTCATGGCTGACTTGAGGAGACTTAGTGGTAATGGCACCAGTGTTGATCCTTGGGTGTGCATCGGAGACCGACAAAGGGCGGGAGCTGCCACAGCATCTCGCAGGAAGGATGGAAATAACTGTAGAATTGAGTGCTACCGTAATTGGGTGTTTGTGGCACGGGACGCATATGTTGAGGTGTGGACACAGGTGGAAATTACATCAGAGGCTGGGGAGAAGAAGGTGATGAGGAAAAACTGGGTAGGGAATGGGCCATCGATGGTCACTGCAGACGGCGAGGAGAAGGCCAAGATTGTGAGCTGGGCCTTCGGAGGCAGCAGGATGGCATTGGCTAGAGTTGATCAGCGGTCTATTGAGGTGTGGGATAGTGCTTCTGGGGCAATATCAGGTAACCGCTGAGCAGAGGAACAAGACTAAACATGTAAGAAATCTCAAATTTGATTCTGTTCTTGTTCACCTCTATCAATGTAGTTTCGGTTGTTGTTTGTGATGTTACATTAAGGTTAAGAACAAGTTCACCTTGTTCTTCCTTTTTTAATAGGTTAACGAACAGTCTACACTATAATTGTATAATCTGCCTACTTTTTTTTATTACCGAAAGAAAAGATCAACAGGGTCATAGACCACATTTCTGTAAGCAAAAATCAAGTAGAATTGATTGCTAATCAGAATTCCTTGGTTCTTTTGTGTAACTGAGGTATTCCTTTTGGTCATTGTAAATAAAAATTCACAAAAGTAGCATGTGAATTAATCTAATCATTAATCTTCTTACCTGGAAATTAGATTAACATCTTCTAGTAGCTCATGTTTGAGCAGAAAACCTTTTAGAATCTCATCACATTTCCAGCATGACATGCAAATGTTTCGCAACACGCTTTTGCAGTAGTCTGTTTCATCAGAAGTTATGGTCGATGTTAATTGCTTGTTGCTCTGGGCCCTGTTTTTGCTAATGAGCACGTCTTAAATGATGCAAAAGTTGCAAATTAATATGTGTTCTAAATTTTGTTTGCAAACTAATATGACATCATCCTGGCAATTTATTTAATCTAATCATACAAAGTCAGTTTTTGTACCTGCACGGCTGCCCTCAATCTTATTAGCTTAACTCGGGTCTTCACCAGAGTGCACATTAAAGGATTCAGTTTGAGTAACATGTGTAAGATAAGTTTTATGGTTAGGAATTATAGAAGTGCATAAGATTAGGAATCTCAAACTCGACAATGATTATTGTTTGTTTTTATGGCATTTGATTACGGAGGCTGATCTGATAGATGCTGGAATTTCAAATTGGCCGCTGGTTCTGACTTCTGTCTGAATCTACATTTCATCATGATCCGTCATAGATTGGACATTGCAATTAACCAGCTAtgcaaacatatgaaatatgaacTCAATGGATTTGATTACACAGCTCAACAAGTAAAACCCACTAACATCCTTCAGTTGACCTCCTAAACTACCAATAAATATCTGGAGTTCCCTATCGGTTTCTATATTTACCTCACTATTTCGCAGTCAAATCATTTGATAGCTTTGAATTTGTTACCTTTTCCGATGATATATCACATGTAGTAGGGGAGACTGTTTCTTGCTATAATTaagcataattggtttgatgccaacattcggcattgccaatatttggcaagccaacatttggcaaaatcaGAAGTTGCCAATATTTGACAATATTTTGTGAGATTGACAAAAAAAATTGGCAGCCAACCAATCACTAtttggcatgccaacttttggcatcaaaccaattatgctctgaAGCAAATTCTTTCtagtttatactccctccgtcccaaaataagtgtcgctgactTGGTACAACTTtgaacgacacttattttgggagggagggagggagtatTTTTCCTAAAAAACTGCAATACCCAATATCTTCACAGGAGTTTTGGCATACCTTGCTTCTGTGGGTCTGCTTGTGCACAAGCTCTCCGCCCTGCCTGTGCAGATCTGTAGATACTAGTTTTGGATTCAATTCCATATCCCCATACCACACAGAAGATTATTTGTTCAGTCTTGAGCATAGGCTTTAGAAGTGTCTAATGGGTATTgtgaaaaaggaaaaaatgtgACCAATACATACTGCAACATCTAACGTAATCCTATCTGGTAGTACCGCGTACCTAGTAGCTTAACTCAAGTCTCTGGGAAAAGCCAAGTTGGAGACCATGGACCGTAGCCGGCTGCGGGCACCGCCACCGTCGCCGGCAGCAACGGCGCTACTGTCTGGTCTCTCATGTTGTACACGCCGGAGTCTGGAAAGGGATTCTCACAAGTTTCGCCGTTCATGAAGTAGATGCAATCTTCTCGAACTCCGACGCCGCTAGATTGACCCCCAGCTGGGAGAGACTCTGAGCAGCCTTCGCTGACAAAGAGCGCGCGCCCCAGCAACGTATCGACCTCGGTCCAGTGTCCACAGCCGCTGCTCAGGCCTGTTGCTTCGAAGACCTTGAAGAGTCGAGTTTGCTCCTCAATCCCCGAGTCTGCCGGAAACATTGGCGGCTGGTAAATCCTTCGTTCCACCATCAGCAGCCGATCGCCGGAGGCAACGAGGTAGTTCCGCAGCACGTACATGTCTGTCGAGTAAGGATTGTACCATGCGTCCCCGTCGATATGCGTGTCAGCCGTACCGCCGATGGCTGTCTGCTCGCGGCCGTCGTCCAGGATACGAAGCTCCTGTTGACGACATTCCTCCACTTCTGTGGTGAGGAGGACGTAGAGCTTCCCTTGGAAGAGCGCAATGTCGTTGACGTGGCTGTCTTCAGGCTCCGCCCACTCCGTGGTGGAGCACCTCGTGATGTCCCATGGCTGCCCACGAGTGGAGATGATGACCTTCGTGGTCTTGGAACCGTAGATGTCTTTGGACTTCACCAAGGCGGCGACGAGGTGATCGGACATTAACACCTTCCGGACGGTCGGGTTTTCTCGGAACCAGCCGGCGGCCTCAGGGACAGGGGTCGTCGCTACCGGGGAAGGGTTCATCAGGGAGCAATTGTGGTCGTCGACGTGCACGAGGAAGAGCGTGCTGCCGGTGGAGACTCGGACGGAGACGTCGTGTCCCGCCGCGGGCAGGCGGTGCACGACGCCGTCGGGGATGCTGAGGAAGGTGCCATCGCAGAGGGCAAGCCACGGGAGTAGCGGGGGTAGCGGACGCAGCAGCCGCGCCCTGGAGCGCCATGGGCggcagacggcggcgaggcggacgcGGTCGGCGTGCGACGGCAGCCGCGAGAGCACGACGCCCAACATCTCCGGCTGGAGGTCCGGCCATGTGCACCCGCCGGACGAGCTTGATGACGCGGCCATCGTCGTGTGATACGTGCGGCTGCGTCCTCTTTGAACAGAGCGATCGATCTGAGGACGAGTCCGTTCCAATATATGATATGGAAAGATATCTTTCGTTCCGGATCCGATCGATTCCGTTTTTCCGGTGGCTTTTCTGTTGAGTCCAGGCTATATACGAAGGGTCCGTCTAGGTCTCAGTCGCTAAGTCTCAGTCGAATGACGTCACCACATGGTTGGTGATTGGCCTCTTTGATCGCTGGTTTTGTGTCGTTCGCTTGCTGGGCTTGTTTGTGGGCTCGGTTGTCTTTTGTTTATTGCTTTCTGTGGGCTTGATTGCTTTGGGCTGGCtcgtgtgtgtgtgttttcgtaGAAACATTTAAAAACAACAGAGGAAACgaacgaaatcactaattaaggagtactccttgcagAGATCATTCCAACTTTCgaacgaaatcactaattaaggagtactccttgcggagatcactccaactttcccaggttgcaacaagtggcgcgttgtgcgccacttgtcgcaacctgggagttttccctttttcgtagatccgtttattcaaaatgttttatctcttagaCGCACctaaatctcgaaccgctttcgccattggattcctcgtgtcgagatcttcaaaactagatcccatgttgataggttttgacaaacttttttttcacgaaaaaaaccatatgaaaaaaccgacgaaaaaaccgaaccgggaacatgggttttttttctttccgaaaaaggcacgccccgtgcctctggcggaagcaaaaccatgcctctcgcgaaagaaaaaaaacaaaaaacgcattttttatcctttccgaaagaggcacgcccgtgcctctcacgaaagcacaaccatgcctctggaggaagcaaaaccgtgcctctcgcgaaagaaaaaactaaacagaaaacgtgtttttatactttccgaaagaggcacgtccgtgcctctcgcgaaagcacaaccgtgcctctggcggaagcaaaaccgtgcctctcgcggaagaaaaaaaaacgcgtttttttcctttctgaaagaggcatgcccgtgcctctcgcgaaaacaaaatcGTGACTCATGAAAAAAATTgcatttttttgcgcaaaaaaattatttttttcgattttttttgttgaaaagttagggaagaccggtagaaaaccaaaacgtaaaaaaaaccgaaaaaaaacttttaaaaagccgaaaacgtgtgcgtaaaaataaaaaaataaaatccggagGGAGTACCCAAAACCAGTGGCGTAACTAGGGGGTGTGCCAGGTGTGCCCGGGCACACCCAGAATTTTAAAAAACGCTTTTTTACCATGTAATAATAAACTTATTTTTAAGGCTCATCCAAGACAAGGAAAATAGACCTCAATTTTCTTGAAGTTTACACACCCTTCATTTTACTTCTGGGTCCGCCACTGCCCAGAACAcgacatgtggcgaatggctgtgagcatgccaagtgacgctgatcattgcgaggctcccgaagaagcgctcATTAATTAGTTGCTCCCAGAAACGAATGGCCAGACAAATATCCCAGGTTGGAAAAGGAAAATGCGCTCCCACGTGaccaagaaagaaagagaaatggTTTGCTACCGTATTAGTATTACACACCAGTAGACACACAAAGCTAAGAAATCCCCAAAATAACTAGAAGTGATAGAATGCTAGAAGTGGTGGAAGTGATTTtgctaaaataaaataaaatgcgaaaggggtaaatgttgggttttTTCTGGGGAACAGTCAAAGTGGTAGAACAAAAAAGATAATGAAAAAAAATGAGTAAGGGGTACATGATAGAAACTCTAATTCAAAAATCATGACACAGTTTTAGTTCTTTAGTAAAAATCAAACCCACACCACGCGCCCGCCCCCTCTACTGGTGCCCCCTCCGACAGAACAAAAAAGTTCAGTTGCGGCCGGGTTAGAAGACATACAGTTGCGGTCggggtgacacttgcagttgcatgcctagtgccACACATGCACACTAGCCCGGCCCCTTTCCCAGCACCCCCTCTGACAAAACAAAAGTCCAGTTGCAATcatgttgggggacatgcagttgcggtcgggtgcgaTACTTGCAGTTGAGGGGCTGTTGTCGGACTTCCAACTGGCCCGCCCCTCTACCGGTGCCCCCTCCGACAGAACAAAAAAAGTACAATTACGGTCgggttagaagacatgcagttgcggtcggggggtgacacttgtagttgcatgcctagtgtcatACATGCaaactcactactaggaaaagggctatagataatatggactaatggcgcaccacacacatgtggtgcgccactacaatatactaatgacgcaccatgtgttggtgcgccattagtgtccaaatactaatggcgcatcacatccacgatgcgccactagtaaattttttttttcaaaaatactaatggcgcatcaggagataatgcgtcattactagttttaactagtaatggcgcactagtgagagatgcgccattgctatctatacgtatggcgcacccctaccagtACGCCATTGTTGTCACCCCTTATCCCCTCCCTCTCGTCACGTTCTCTCCCCTCACCTTCCTCCTGACACACCCACCCACCTCCCTCGACTTCGATCTAGATCGGGAAGCCCCGGCCGcccgcctcttcctctccctcccgacCACGACGagcccccttccccctccctcacacCAGATCCAGGGCATGGAGCCGTGGTGAGCTCCTTCCCCAACCCTCCTCACCGGATCCAGAGGAGAGCTGGTGACCACGTCCTCCGGCGACGGCGTTGCTCCGGGGTGTGGAGGCCGCCGAGCTGCAGGAGGAGGAGCTCCCCGCCACCCCAAGGCCCCAGATCCAGCCGCCACAGCCATAGCCAGGCTTCCAGATCCTCGTCGTCGTTGAGCTGGCCCATGATTGATGaacggcggcggatccggcggcaaGGCCAAGGTGTCGCAGGCGATGGCGCCGTTGGAGGGTGGTTTCTTCTCCACGTCCACGCGCCGGGAGAGGAAGCAGCCTCCGCGTTGTTCTGCACCAAGTTCGGCAAGGGGGgacgcgcggccgtcctcctcctcctctgcatccATGGCGCTCATCCCGGAAGGTACTGTGCCTCTCCCGCATTAATCTTGCTTCTGAATCGATCTGCACAGCTGATTTTTGCCTATTGCTCTGTTTGCCTGCAGGGGAGGTACCGCTGGAGCTCTAAGGCGGCCTTAAACACCACCGATCTGGTCGGAGGATGGGCAGATAAGGCCCTGCGTCTCCTGCTCCTTCCTATGTACGTGTTCATCCCAGTCTCTGACTCTGTCCAGACTTAACTACGTAGCGGCTACCTAGTATGGATATGATTACGAGCTAGCCGGATTGGATTATGTGGCCTACCTCAATGCTTAATTAGTCTGGCGGTTTGTTGCACGCATACATGCATGCATCATGGTAGAGAATTGAAATCACTAGCTCTAGCTACTTCGTGGTTGAATGGTTTGCATTGCAGTGTACGATCAAAATCTGTACATCTAACATTTGATGAACTAGATGCAGCTTGCTTTTGATTCAGATGATTTATATCTGTGTATGATGTGTTAAAAAATATCTCTGTACGAGTCCTGCGCAGGTCATCgttggaggagaggatgatggTGAAGTAGCAGAGGATGATGGTGCCCGGCCATGGCGAGCGAGGAAGCCCCAAGATTGATACGTGGCTCCCTCCTGTCGTAAGTTCAGATATCGCACATCCTGTATGTTGTGCAAATCGGAGAGATCCAGAATGCTTTTCTCATGTATTTTTGTTATCTCAGGTATGGATTTGGGGCGTATTTCAAGCAGGTAATAACCTACTCTGATGCTTTCGCTCTAAGAGGAAAGTGTACCACCCCTATCCTCAAGCAGGTAATAATTAATCATTCATAAGCTGATGGACAACAATTACTCTATTTTTCCACCATTGCATCACTCAATCAAATGTCATCATGTATCAATGATGTGAATATGTGAAAAAAATCGTCTGtgctctgttttcttatttggatgAAAACCAGGCAGTGTAGTTATTTTTTATAGTTTATACACATACTGCATGATTAATTAAAGGTTGTAACCTCACTGTCACGCTAATGGACGCAAAAAAGAAGAGTGGTAGTACTATCAATGGTTCAGTCAGCGCCTCAACAACATCTGCACTACTTCTGATATTGTTTTTCAGTAGCTTTTTTCTGCACCTTTCTCTTTCAGTTCTTAGTGCTGCTGCCCCATgaacacatttttttaatttgatTGTACATTCAAATGAAGCCTTTGTTAAGTATACACTCCAAAATTCAGTTAACGTAGCCTAACTGAATTTTCTGTTTCTGAATTTATAAACTCACTTTATATTCAGTTTATAAATTAACAGTAGCTTCAAAATTAAGTATCATTCCCATGGATCaactattattttattttgtggagGATAAAGTTCAGATCATGAATAATGGCATTACAAGTGAACTTGGCAGAATTACACATGTCCTGAACTAGATATGAGCAAGTCTTCATTGGCATGCAAGTACTACTTTTACATTGTCATGACAGGAACAATTAATTTGACATGTATCATTGGTACTGCTAAAACATTTCGTTCATGTTTCAACAATTTTGGTGAAGACCACTTCATATGTATTTTGCATATATGAATCATCTCCTGTTGCTTTCTAAGATGTTAGTTCTTTCAGTTCTAGCCCTTCTATCTTTAATTCCTGGCTGCTGGACTACCTGCAGGACAACGTGTTCATCTGCGGCAGCTCTCTCAGTAGCAGTCCGTCCGCGATGCGCTCCGCAGCGTCTTCGTCGGGCACAACGAGATCCTCAACGTCTGGAAGTAAGTCGCCGGCCATCTGTTTCCTGATGAATTTTCTTTCTAGCTCAATGTGATCGGATCTGACTAGTACGTTCAGATTTGctcttgttttcttttcaaatAGTACTAGTAGTCTATATTCCAGCTGTGCGACTACCTGTAGCCACTTGAACCGATGAGAATTCTTCAAGCCTACCTATAGCCACTTGAACAGATGTCTATCTCAGATCTGCTCATCTAAAAAATCCAAGTGGAGTAGTATACTGGTAGTATAGTATAATAACATTATCAAAAGGTAAATGCCCTGATTATTTAGCCCTGTCAGATAAATACTCGTCGAAAGTGGGCTCCTATCAAAATTCATTTTCATTAGaatcttactcatacaatattcacaccatgtaattctggaaatatatgctcatatctagttctgcataaaaaatgacagtattgacatgttataaatagtttgtttgtctttctatttattttgttacatttgccagggataaagtgaagaaaaagaagaaaagattactagaagattagttttaggattttcttttatttccttgcaattttccttttattggatacttgtaaagacattgtaatattcttactataataaaaattgtgattctatttcattttttgtttttaaattatttttccttataggttgttttctgtaaatttggattttttttgttttccaaatacattactagcggcgcatttaagcccttactagtggcgcaccttcctttattactagtggcgcacctataaggctattagtggcgcacttggagggaataccagtggagcaccgaatggtatactaatggcgcactacatggtgcgccattagtatataatactagtggcgtggtactagtggcgcaccagtagtgcgccattagtaggcaaaac
This genomic window contains:
- the LOC123160692 gene encoding BTB/POZ domain-containing protein At5g41330, translating into MASTENSPSPPMASTSTSSSVVTLNVGGELFQTTAATLSRAGASSPLASLGPSSPDAPHFLDRDPRLFAAILSFLRSGRLPSPPPSAALLAEARHLSLDGLLLASLSPASAFSPLSLRPTALLPLTGRVAPSAVAIVPSPHPASLVAAHGGVVTSFDAALASRTSVLTPLPTIDSLVAVSPALALAGARDFPGVQLCRFLADAPATASEALYWPDSPSSSVLSMAASEAASHWLFASFESARRNSSAVVAFDLNSLSPVVEIGRKEVFGADVEAAIPPTKLAWLAGHSLLLAAGSHSGPAGMVGDIRLWDVRASSTVPVWEVREKEDCFADVTASDSLSALFKVGAASGEVFMADLRRLSGNGTSVDPWVCIGDRQRAGAATASRRKDGNNCRIECYRNWVFVARDAYVEVWTQVEITSEAGEKKVMRKNWVGNGPSMVTADGEEKAKIVSWAFGGSRMALARVDQRSIEVWDSASGAISGNR
- the LOC123160693 gene encoding uncharacterized protein; the encoded protein is MAASSSSSGGCTWPDLQPEMLGVVLSRLPSHADRVRLAAVCRPWRSRARLLRPLPPLLPWLALCDGTFLSIPDGVVHRLPAAGHDVSVRVSTGSTLFLVHVDDHNCSLMNPSPVATTPVPEAAGWFRENPTVRKVLMSDHLVAALVKSKDIYGSKTTKVIISTRGQPWDITRCSTTEWAEPEDSHVNDIALFQGKLYVLLTTEVEECRQQELRILDDGREQTAIGGTADTHIDGDAWYNPYSTDMYVLRNYLVASGDRLLMVERRIYQPPMFPADSGIEEQTRLFKVFEATGLSSGCGHWTEVDTLLGRALFVSEGCSESLPAGGQSSGVGVREDCIYFMNGETCENPFPDSGVYNMRDQTVAPLLPATVAVPAAGYGPWSPTWLFPET